The nucleotide sequence TTCGCGGTTCGATCGCACCCGTCTGAATCCGTCGGCCCGCTGCGCCTGCTCGCTCGGCGGGCGCATCACGGCGAGGGTTTCTCAGTCCTCTTCCTCGACGACTTCGGGGTCGCTCATCGCGCTCTGGAGGCTGTCGAGGCCGTTGACCCACTCGGAGACGAGGCCGTATTCGAGCTCCTCGGCGACGGTCATATCGAGCTCGTCGCCGGCGATGATGCGCGTCCCGGCCTGCACGAGGTAGCCCAGCGCCGCGTCCATATCCTCGTCTCGCTCGGCCGCGGCGGCGGCTTCCACGTACTCTTCGAGGGGCGCTTCCTCGGCCGCGCCCGCGACGATGTACTCCTCGGCCGCGTAAAAGACGCAGACGAGGCTCGTCTGAACGCCGTCGATGAGCATCGCCTTGTCCGCTCTCGCGTCCTCGTCTTCGATATCGAGTTCGGGCTCCGAGAGGACGATCGTCCGGACGCGTTCGAGCTCCTCGATCGCCTCCTCGTCGCCGAGTCTGCTCTCCTCGTACGCGGAGACGATCTTCGCGACCGCGATGGCGGCGTCGTCCTGCAGGTTCAAAAGCAATCGCGCGGAGTCTTCGTTCTCGGGGTCGAGCTCCTCTTCCTCGACGCGCGCGAGCCAGTTCTGCCAGCGGTCTTCGGTGTAGTAGGTCTCCTCGGCCTCGGTCATACACCACCATTCCCGCCGGGATTCAAATGCCTTTCTTGTCGGTAGCCACGTGACGGATGCCACCGGATGCCGCACCGAACGCGAATCTGGACCGTTTCCACGCGTCCGCGACGCCCTCGACCGCCCCGATCACCGCGACAGCGTCGCTCGCGTGTCGATACCGTAGACTCGCTCCGGCGTGTCGACGTGCGCGCGCTCGACCGCGTCGTCTCGGCCCTCGTCAAGTAACCACCGCACGCGACGCGGCACGGTCTTCGGTCCGAGCACCGCGCCTGGTCGGTCCGGGTCGTCGACGAAGTCCGTTTCCATCAGGAACGGCTCGCCCGCGTCGGCCGCGGTGAGCAACCAGTCTTTCTCGCTCATCACGCTCGGCGTCGGCCCCGCGAGCGTCCCGCCCGCGTAGTGCTTGACGACCCGGTGCGCCGGCAGTCCGCGGTCCTCCGCCCACTTGGCCACCTCGCGGAGGTCGTCGGTCGCCTCGGTGTGCAACTGGACGGCGCAGTCGAGTTCGGCACCCAACTCGAAGGCGTGTTTCATCACGTCGTTGGAGGCGTCCCACACCGCGTCGGTCACTTCGTAGTGCGGGCGACCGGATTTCAGCGCGAGCGCGTCGTCCCCGCGAACGAACTCGGCCGCGCAGTCGAGTCCCGCCTTCATCAACTCGCTCGCTTCCGCGGGCGAGAATCCGCGGTCGTCGACGAGTCGGGAGACGAGTCCGGGGTGGACGCCGAGGACGGGCCACGCGCGGCCGGGGAGGGGCCCGTTCGCCTCGCTGACCACCTCGCAGGTCGTCTCGAAGACCGGGCGAAAGTCCGCTCCGGAATCGGGTTCGACCCCGAGGAGCCACGAGGGCTTGTTCACCACGAGGAGGTGCGTGCCGCCGAGGCGAACGAAGTCGTCGACGGCGTCGATTCCCCTGCCGTGTTCGGGATCGAGGTGGAGGTGGTTGTCGAGCACCGGCGTACCGAGGTCTTCCATAGGCGCTGTGACGTGCGCGACGCAAAAAGTCCGCCCGCTTTCAGCGCGGTCGTCTCCGGCTCACTCGGTGGGAGTCGATTCAGCGGTTCGCGCTTGACTCAACCGCCCGTGCCCTACTATTCGTCGTAGCCGACGAGCGTGGGACCGTCATCGTCGCGCTCCTCGATCGTGATCTCCTCGGTCGCCGCGTTCCGCAACGCGTCCGAGCGACCGAACTCGCCGGGCGCGATCGCGAACGTTCGGCAGCCGTAGGCGTTCGCGGTCTCGATCGCGGGCTTGAAATCCGTGTCGCGGGAGGCGATGGCGATGACGTCCGCGCGGTCTTCGATCGCGAACTGGGTCACGTCGATCGCTAGACGGACGTCGACGTCACCGCTCGTGACGACGACCTCGAACCCCCGCGCCTCCGCGGCCTGAATCAGCCCCGGGGTCGCGTGCTCGTCGAGGTACAGTCGGAGCGCCGTGATCTGTCCCGCGGTCGCGCCCGCCTCGCGGACGTCGTCGAGATCGACGTCGAACTCGTCGCGGAGGACGTTCGGCCCGTCGACGAAGAGCGCGACGCGCCGCTCTCCGTCGTGGCCGCCGTCCGCGACGAACTGGCGTCCCTGTGGATCCATACCCCCACTCATTCGGGCGAGGGCATAACGCCGACGAATCAGGTTTGCGGGTTAGTGGCCCGACGGGATACTCGTTGAGCAATGGTGAAATTTCATATCGCACTATATAATTTATTAGTTCTCGAAACGATCCGGGTTCACGCCCGACATACCAAAACATTTCTTGCCGTAACCCCACGCTCCGAGTATGGCCCTTCGGAAGCCGCCGCTGTACGACGTGTACGCCGCGGACGCGAGTTTCACCGACTTCGGCGGGTGGGAGATGCCCGTCGAATTCGACTCGATCCGGGCGGAACACGCGGCCGTTCGGGAATCAGTCGGCATCTTCGACGTGTCGCATATGGGCGAGATCGTCGTGCGTGGATCCGACGGGACCGCGTTGATGCAGCGGCTCACGTCGAACGACGTGACCCGTCTCTCGCCGGGGGAGTCGCAGTACTCGACGATCACCGACGAGTCGGGGATCATCATCGACGATACGATCGTCTACCGGCTCCCCGGCGAGGGGGACGCGGAGTACCTCTTCGTCCCGAACGCCGGCCACGACGAGGAGATTCATCGACGTTGGGTCGACCACCGCGACGAATGGGGGCTCGACGCCGACGTCGACAACGAGACCGAGGCGTGGGCGATGGTAGCGGTACAAGGGCCAGACGCGGAATCGACCGTCGCGAAAACGACCGAGACCGACGTCGCGTCGCTGTCGAAAGGTGACGTGGTCGACGCCGACGTCGCAGGGGCGGACTCGCTGGTCGCCCGAACGGGCTACACCGGCGAAGACGGCTTCGAGATCCTCTGTTCCACCGAGGACGCCGAAGCCGTCTGGACCGCCTTCGCGGACGACTGCACGCCCTGCGGGCTCGGATCGCGGGACACGCTCCGGACCGAGATGGGCTATCTCCTCTCGGGACAGGACTTCGACTCCGAGGACGAACCGCGAACGCCATACGAGGCCGGTATCGGCTGGACCGTCGCGCTCGACACCGAATTCGTCGGTCGCGACGCGCTGGCGGAGATCGAAGCCGAGGGCGTTGCGGAGACCTTCGTCGGCCTCGTCCTTCGCGAGCGCGGAATCGCCCGCCACGGGTACGACATCGTCGCCGACGGCGAGGTCGTCGGGCACGTGACGAGTGGGACGATGAGCCCCACGCTGGGCGAGGCGATCGCCCTCGGCTACGTACCGACGTCGCTTTCGGAACCCGGAACGGAGCTTTCGGTCGTCGTTCGCGACCGAGAGAAGCGCGCTGAAATCGTTTCTACACCATTCATCGAGGACCACTAATGTTCGAAGTACCAGAAGACCGCAAGTACCTGGAATCGCACGAGTACGCAACCACCGACGGCGAGACCGCGACGATCGGCATCACCGACTTCGCGCAGGACGAACTGGGCGACGTCGTGTTCGTCGAACTGCCGGAGGTCGGCGACGAGATCACACAGCACGAGGAGTTCGGCGTGGTCGAGTCGATCAAGGCCGTTTCGGACCTCTACGCGCCGATTTCGGGGACGGTCACCGCCGTCAACGAGGCGCTGTTCGATCAGCCCGAGTTGGTCAACGAAGACCCATACGGCGAGGGTTGGTTGCTCGAAGTCGAGGTCGCCGACGCGTCGGAGTTCGACGACCTCCTCGGGCCCGAGGAGTACCGCGAGCAAACCGAGTGAGTGGCCGTGAACGGGAACGCCGCTTCGCCGGTAAACCGAGTCGAAACCGTTCGATCGAGGGGAGCGATACATGACTGATACGTCCAGACACGAACACAGCGACGGAAGTCCGTACGCGCCGCACACACCCGACCAGACCGAGGAGATGCTCGCGGCCGTCGGCGTCGAGAGCGAAGCAGACCTCTTCGACGTCCCGGCGGAAGTGCGGTTCGACGGCGACCTCGGAATCGAATCACGGAGCGAGCGCGAACTCCGCGCGGAGCTGTCGGAGACCTTCGCGAAGAATCAGAACATAACGGAGTTCCTCGGTCGCGATCACCACTCGCACTACGTGCCGTCGCTGGTCGACGACCTCTCGCGGCGCTCGGAGTTTCTGACCTCCTACACCCAGTACCAACCGGAGATCACGCAGGGGTTCCTGCAGGCGCTGTTCGAGTACCAGTCGCTGCTCGTCGAGCTCACGGGGCTCCCGGTCGCGAACTGTTCGATGTACGACGCCGCGACGGGGCTCGGCGAGGCCGCTCGTCTCGCCGGACGCGTCCGGCAGGCGTCGGGAACGACGGTGTTGATCCCCGAAATCCTCCACGAGAACAAGCGCGGAGTATTGGAGAACTACATCGACGGCACCGACTTGGAGATCAGAACGTACCCGATGGACGACGGCAACGTCGATCTCGACGCGCTCGCGGATCTCGCCGGCGAGGAGACGGTGATGGTCTACGCGGAGAACCCCACCGTCCGCGGCACGATCGAGGAGCGCCTGACCGAAATCGGCGAGATCGCCGACGAGGCCGACGCGCTGTTCTGTCTCGGGACCGACGTCGTCGCGCTCGGCCTGCTCGAAGTGCCAGAACGCGTCGGTGCGGACGTCGTCGTCGGCGAGGCCGACGCGCTCGGCCTTCCGACGGCCTACGGGATGGGGCTCGGCATCTTCGCCACCCGCGAGACGTTCCTCAGACAGGTTCCCGGACGGCTCGTCGGCGCGAGCGAGGACGCCGCCGGCAAGCGAGCGTTCACGCTGACGCTGCAGACGCGCGAACAGCACATCCGGAAGGAGCGCGCGACGTCGAACATCTGTACGAATCAGGCGTGGGTGGCGCTGCGGACCGCGATGCACATCGCGTATCTCGGGCCCGACGGGCTCGTCGATCTCGCGGGGCAGTGCGTCCGCGAGGCCGAGTCGCTTTCTGACTCTCTGAGCGACCTGCGCGGCGTCAAAGCGCCCGTTCACGACCGACACCACTTCCGAGAGTTCCTCGCGCGAACCGACCAGCCAGCCCCGGCGATCGCGCGGGATCTCGAAGCGAGCGGCTTCGCCGTCCACGTCGTCGACGACCACCTGCTGCAGGTGTGCGTAACCGATGTGAACGCCGCTGAGACCGAGGCCCTCGTCGAGGCGTTCGAGGAGGCACTATGAACTACGATCAAGCGCGCTACGGCGACGAGGACCGATACGAACCGCTGCTCTCCGAGAAGGATACGACGAGCGTCGACGTAGTCGGACGCAGTCCGACAAGCAACCAGAACTCTTCAAGTTCTGGTGACGTCGGCGAGACGTCGCCGCTGCCGGACGATCTGACCCGCGACAGCCTCGAACTGCCGGGGCTCTCAGAGCCCGAGCTAGCCCGCCACTACACGCGACTCTCGCAGATGAACTGGAGCGTCGAGAGCGGGCCGTACCCGCTCGGATCGTGTACGATGAAGTACAACCCCTCGTTCACCGAGGACGTCGCGGCCGATCCGAAGGGTGCCGTCCACCCCGACCGCTCGGACGGAACGATCCAAGGGACGCTCGAACTCCTCTACGACCTGCAGGACTACCTCGCCCGAATCGGAGGAATGGACGCGGTGACGCTGCAGCCGCCCGCCGGGGCCGCCGGCGAGTTCACAGGCATCCTCGTCGCGAAGGCGTATCACGAGGCCAACGATGACGAGGAGCGCTCAGAGGTAATCGTGCCCGCATCGGCGCACGGGACGAACTTCGCGAGCGCCGCGATGGCCGGCTACGACGTCGTCGAGTTGCCTTCCGGCGAGGACGGCCGCGTCGACCTCGATGCTCTCGATGCCGCTGTCTCCGAGGAGACCGCGGCGCTGATGCTGACGAATCCCAACACCGTCGGCGTGTTCGAGCGCGACATCGAGGAGATCGCCGACATCGTCCACGACGCCGGCGGACTGCTCTACTACGACGGCGCGAACCTCAACGCGCTGCTCGGACAGGCTCGCCCCGGCGACATGGGCTTCGACGTGATGCACTACAACGTCCACAAAACCTTTGCGACGCCGCACGGCGGCGGCGGGCCGGGAGCCGGCCCCGTCGGCGTCACCGAGGAGCTCGCCGAGTTCCTCCCCAGCCCGCAGGTCCGCGAGCGCGAGGGCCACTACGAGCTGTACGAGCCCGATCGGAGCATCGGGAAAGTCCACGGCTATCAGGGTAACTGGCTCGTGTTGGTGAAGGCGTACGCCTACATCGCTCGGCTCGGCGATTCGGGACTGAAAGACGCCTCCGCGAAGGCCGTGCTGAACGCGAACTACCTCGCCTCACAGATCGATTACGAGATCCCGTACGGACCGTTCCACCACGAGTTCGCGGCGACGGCGGGCGATCGCGACGCCGCGGACGTCGCAAAGAGAATGCTCGATTACGGCGTCCACCCGCCGACGACGAAGTGGCCCGAACTCGTCCCCGAGGCGATGCTCACCGAGCCGACGGAGGCTGAGAGCCTCGATTCGCTGAACGACCTCGCGGCCGCCTTCGATAGCGCGATGGCTGATTCGGACGAGGAACTCGAATCCGCGCCCTCGAAGACGACTGCGGGCCGGATCGATCAGGCGACCGCCGCGCGAAACCCGCGGCTCTCGTGGCGCGCGCTGGGTGAGGAAGAATAACGTTCCGTCTGCGACTTATGCTTTTGCGGTGCTGATTCCGTTGATCTCGATGAAGCCGTAGCCGCACTCGTTGCAGCGCCACTTCGTCTTCGTGCCGAGGTGGATCGTCATCGACGCTGTCTTCCAGAAGCCGTCGTGTCCGCACTCGGGGCACTCGTCGTCGCGTTCGAGGCTCATACGCGAGCACTTCGCGTGGAGCGTGTTGAAGATACTGATTTGGGAGACCGACAGCCTTTGATATATCTTATACCGCGATATCAATACTATCTGCATTGCGACGAGAGCGAATAGGATCGTGAATCGGCTGCGCTTTCCGGTCGCCGCTACACTTTTGTTGAATAATTGCGATTTTTCTATATGAGCTCGTTTACCGATGGCGTCGCGATCGTCACGGGCGGCGGATCTGGAATCGGCGAGACGACGGCGATAGAATTCGCCGAGCGCGGGGCCAGCGTCGTCGTCGCCGATGTCGACGTCGAGGGCGGCGAGGCGACCGTCGAGACGATCGAGGAGGCCGGCGGTGACGCCCGGTTCGTCGAGACCGACGTCACCGATCCCGACGCGGCGAGAGGGATGGTCGACGTCGCGGTCGACGAATTCGGTGGGCTCGATTACGCGTTCAACAACGCCGGTGTCGGCGGCGCACAGACGCCCATCACCGACTACGACCCTGAGGATTGGCAGGCCGTCATCGACGTGAATTTGCTCGGCGTGTTCAACTGCCTGAAACCCGAAATCGAACAGATGCAGGAACAGGAAAGCGGTGCGATCGTCAACAACTCCTCGATACTGGGGCACGTCGGCTTCGAGTCCGCATCGGGCTACGTCGCGGCGAAGCACGGTATCTTGGGGTTGACGAAGACCGCCGCCTTGGAGAACGGTGAGACCGGGGTCCGTATCAACGCCGTCTGTCCGGGATTCATCGAGACGCCGCTGTTGGAGGAAGGCGGAATCACGTCCGATCCGGAGCTGCGGAAACAGATCGAGAGCCGCCACGCGATGAACCGACTCGGCACGCCACAAGAGATCGCCGACGCGGTTTGTTGGCTCTGCTCTGCGGAGGCGTCGTTCGTCACCGGCGAGGCGCTCGGCGTCGAGGGCGGCTATCTGAGTCAGTGATCGTCCGCGTTTCTCGTCTTCGCGATTCCACGCGTCGGCGCAGCCTACTCTGTGTTCACCGTTGGCCGTTCAGTGTTCCCCGTTGGCCGCTTCTCTGAGTTCGATCGCCCGCTCCGTGGCGATTTCGAGGTCGGGGACCGGCGTCGGCTTGTTGTCGTCGTCGATCGCGACGTAGATGAAATGCGACTCCGTCGTGAGTTCGGTCTCGCCGGAGAGCGGGTCTTCGCTGAAGACCCGGAGGTAGACGCTCACGCTCGTCGTGCCCGCGTCGTAGACGTAGGACTTGATCAACGCCGCGTTGCCGCGGGGGATGGGCCGGTGAAAG is from Halobellus sp. LT62 and encodes:
- a CDS encoding DUF2150 family protein, coding for MTEAEETYYTEDRWQNWLARVEEEELDPENEDSARLLLNLQDDAAIAVAKIVSAYEESRLGDEEAIEELERVRTIVLSEPELDIEDEDARADKAMLIDGVQTSLVCVFYAAEEYIVAGAAEEAPLEEYVEAAAAAERDEDMDAALGYLVQAGTRIIAGDELDMTVAEELEYGLVSEWVNGLDSLQSAMSDPEVVEEED
- a CDS encoding TatD family hydrolase produces the protein MEDLGTPVLDNHLHLDPEHGRGIDAVDDFVRLGGTHLLVVNKPSWLLGVEPDSGADFRPVFETTCEVVSEANGPLPGRAWPVLGVHPGLVSRLVDDRGFSPAEASELMKAGLDCAAEFVRGDDALALKSGRPHYEVTDAVWDASNDVMKHAFELGAELDCAVQLHTEATDDLREVAKWAEDRGLPAHRVVKHYAGGTLAGPTPSVMSEKDWLLTAADAGEPFLMETDFVDDPDRPGAVLGPKTVPRRVRWLLDEGRDDAVERAHVDTPERVYGIDTRATLSR
- a CDS encoding NYN domain-containing protein, translating into MDPQGRQFVADGGHDGERRVALFVDGPNVLRDEFDVDLDDVREAGATAGQITALRLYLDEHATPGLIQAAEARGFEVVVTSGDVDVRLAIDVTQFAIEDRADVIAIASRDTDFKPAIETANAYGCRTFAIAPGEFGRSDALRNAATEEITIEERDDDGPTLVGYDE
- the gcvT gene encoding glycine cleavage system aminomethyltransferase GcvT — protein: MALRKPPLYDVYAADASFTDFGGWEMPVEFDSIRAEHAAVRESVGIFDVSHMGEIVVRGSDGTALMQRLTSNDVTRLSPGESQYSTITDESGIIIDDTIVYRLPGEGDAEYLFVPNAGHDEEIHRRWVDHRDEWGLDADVDNETEAWAMVAVQGPDAESTVAKTTETDVASLSKGDVVDADVAGADSLVARTGYTGEDGFEILCSTEDAEAVWTAFADDCTPCGLGSRDTLRTEMGYLLSGQDFDSEDEPRTPYEAGIGWTVALDTEFVGRDALAEIEAEGVAETFVGLVLRERGIARHGYDIVADGEVVGHVTSGTMSPTLGEAIALGYVPTSLSEPGTELSVVVRDREKRAEIVSTPFIEDH
- the gcvH gene encoding glycine cleavage system protein GcvH, with the protein product MFEVPEDRKYLESHEYATTDGETATIGITDFAQDELGDVVFVELPEVGDEITQHEEFGVVESIKAVSDLYAPISGTVTAVNEALFDQPELVNEDPYGEGWLLEVEVADASEFDDLLGPEEYREQTE
- the gcvPA gene encoding aminomethyl-transferring glycine dehydrogenase subunit GcvPA yields the protein MTDTSRHEHSDGSPYAPHTPDQTEEMLAAVGVESEADLFDVPAEVRFDGDLGIESRSERELRAELSETFAKNQNITEFLGRDHHSHYVPSLVDDLSRRSEFLTSYTQYQPEITQGFLQALFEYQSLLVELTGLPVANCSMYDAATGLGEAARLAGRVRQASGTTVLIPEILHENKRGVLENYIDGTDLEIRTYPMDDGNVDLDALADLAGEETVMVYAENPTVRGTIEERLTEIGEIADEADALFCLGTDVVALGLLEVPERVGADVVVGEADALGLPTAYGMGLGIFATRETFLRQVPGRLVGASEDAAGKRAFTLTLQTREQHIRKERATSNICTNQAWVALRTAMHIAYLGPDGLVDLAGQCVREAESLSDSLSDLRGVKAPVHDRHHFREFLARTDQPAPAIARDLEASGFAVHVVDDHLLQVCVTDVNAAETEALVEAFEEAL
- the gcvPB gene encoding aminomethyl-transferring glycine dehydrogenase subunit GcvPB, yielding MNYDQARYGDEDRYEPLLSEKDTTSVDVVGRSPTSNQNSSSSGDVGETSPLPDDLTRDSLELPGLSEPELARHYTRLSQMNWSVESGPYPLGSCTMKYNPSFTEDVAADPKGAVHPDRSDGTIQGTLELLYDLQDYLARIGGMDAVTLQPPAGAAGEFTGILVAKAYHEANDDEERSEVIVPASAHGTNFASAAMAGYDVVELPSGEDGRVDLDALDAAVSEETAALMLTNPNTVGVFERDIEEIADIVHDAGGLLYYDGANLNALLGQARPGDMGFDVMHYNVHKTFATPHGGGGPGAGPVGVTEELAEFLPSPQVREREGHYELYEPDRSIGKVHGYQGNWLVLVKAYAYIARLGDSGLKDASAKAVLNANYLASQIDYEIPYGPFHHEFAATAGDRDAADVAKRMLDYGVHPPTTKWPELVPEAMLTEPTEAESLDSLNDLAAAFDSAMADSDEELESAPSKTTAGRIDQATAARNPRLSWRALGEEE
- a CDS encoding SDR family NAD(P)-dependent oxidoreductase, whose product is MSSFTDGVAIVTGGGSGIGETTAIEFAERGASVVVADVDVEGGEATVETIEEAGGDARFVETDVTDPDAARGMVDVAVDEFGGLDYAFNNAGVGGAQTPITDYDPEDWQAVIDVNLLGVFNCLKPEIEQMQEQESGAIVNNSSILGHVGFESASGYVAAKHGILGLTKTAALENGETGVRINAVCPGFIETPLLEEGGITSDPELRKQIESRHAMNRLGTPQEIADAVCWLCSAEASFVTGEALGVEGGYLSQ
- a CDS encoding acyl-CoA thioesterase; the protein is MISLEETYIENRVLVQPNDTNNNDTAHGGNVVKWMDEVGAMSAMRFAGETVVTANMESVDFHRPIPRGNAALIKSYVYDAGTTSVSVYLRVFSEDPLSGETELTTESHFIYVAIDDDNKPTPVPDLEIATERAIELREAANGEH